In the genome of Candidatus Lernaella stagnicola, one region contains:
- a CDS encoding SUMF1/EgtB/PvdO family nonheme iron enzyme — protein sequence MSVKCPHCGMVNFKAAKVCRRCKKPFGEKCPECDRPLSPGATFCSACGAILGENTVSVEDYKTKSLRSRTFDEERESTSGGTGADKSGEAFKYQAKVHHFTRCPECWAKIDRDATFCTFCGSHFEKGAQPNQDVSESAKTDVESAKTDAKSVTENDKKAANNVAGDIKTPSDTAASQAKSATEAGEEKPQDGADEKPATETEEAKPPEPEKPKRPVIPFMKMGLRLMMKPIKAGRYPSPAGGNELVSVGGFNLGARLVTCAEYKVFVDATGHPAPQDWMDDQPLIGKDMHPVVNVSLLDALAFCRWACVRLPTPTEWMVALRGLDGRRYPWGNEEIDFDTRGTTWPVGQLAERVGPFGHHDLIGNVRQWYFTADPKQNNEALAAAGMPQGVFGLAGTSFHDPLFVAAGDVVFPMSNPDIHDFAIGFRYAVDR from the coding sequence ATGAGTGTGAAGTGTCCCCATTGTGGAATGGTGAATTTCAAAGCGGCCAAGGTGTGTCGTCGCTGCAAAAAGCCATTCGGCGAAAAATGTCCGGAATGCGATCGACCGCTGAGCCCCGGCGCCACCTTCTGCTCGGCGTGCGGCGCGATCCTCGGCGAAAACACCGTGTCGGTCGAGGACTATAAAACCAAGAGCCTGCGCTCCCGAACCTTCGACGAGGAACGCGAATCGACCTCTGGAGGAACAGGCGCGGATAAAAGCGGAGAGGCTTTCAAGTACCAGGCGAAGGTCCATCATTTTACCCGGTGTCCTGAATGCTGGGCCAAGATCGACCGCGATGCCACGTTCTGTACCTTCTGCGGATCGCACTTCGAAAAGGGCGCCCAACCGAACCAAGATGTGTCGGAATCAGCAAAAACAGACGTCGAATCTGCGAAAACAGACGCCAAATCTGTGACCGAAAACGATAAGAAGGCTGCAAACAATGTCGCCGGAGACATAAAGACGCCGAGCGACACGGCGGCATCTCAGGCAAAATCAGCTACCGAAGCCGGCGAAGAAAAGCCGCAAGACGGGGCGGACGAGAAGCCGGCGACGGAAACCGAAGAGGCAAAACCCCCGGAACCGGAAAAGCCCAAGCGCCCCGTTATCCCGTTTATGAAAATGGGGCTGCGTTTGATGATGAAGCCGATCAAGGCCGGTCGCTATCCTTCGCCCGCCGGCGGCAACGAACTCGTCTCGGTCGGAGGCTTCAACCTGGGAGCGCGCCTGGTCACTTGCGCCGAGTACAAAGTTTTCGTCGACGCCACCGGGCACCCGGCGCCGCAGGATTGGATGGACGACCAACCGCTGATCGGCAAAGACATGCACCCGGTCGTCAATGTTTCCCTGCTCGACGCGTTGGCGTTTTGTCGATGGGCCTGCGTTCGCCTGCCGACGCCGACGGAATGGATGGTCGCGCTGCGCGGTCTCGACGGCCGGCGCTACCCCTGGGGCAACGAAGAGATCGATTTCGATACGCGTGGCACGACGTGGCCGGTCGGCCAACTTGCCGAGCGCGTGGGGCCCTTCGGTCACCACGATCTGATCGGCAACGTGCGCCAGTGGTATTTCACGGCCGACCCGAAACAGAACAACGAGGCACTCGCCGCGGCAGGTATGCCGCAGGGTGTGTTCGGCCTCGCCGGCACCAGCTTCCACGATCCCCTCTTCGTAGCCGCCGGCGACGTCGTATTCCCGATGAGTAACCCGGATATTCACGATTTTGCCATTGGTTTCCGGTACGCTGTCGACCGCTGA
- the trxB gene encoding thioredoxin-disulfide reductase — translation MRHEQVVIVGAGPAGLTAAIYTARSGLETLVIEKLQPGGMMASTDIIENYPGYEEGINGPELSMKMQQQAERFGARFEFGEVHGLTTNGDKKILQTDLGEIEADVVIGATGTEHRMLGVPGERELFGKGVSICGTCDGPFYKGKEVAVVGGGNSALQEAMFIARFAEKVHIVHRRDELRADKILADRAMNTPNIRLVWDSIVTEVVGENGVDGVRLKNKKTGEESLLAVDGFFIFIGLIPNNAWLGGALPVDEQGFIVTDIYGRTDLPGVFMAGDLRSKDMRQIATAVGDGAMVARVVEDYLDELAETKPSA, via the coding sequence ATGCGTCATGAACAGGTTGTTATCGTCGGCGCCGGTCCGGCGGGTTTGACCGCCGCGATCTATACCGCGCGCTCGGGCCTCGAGACACTTGTTATCGAGAAGCTTCAGCCCGGCGGCATGATGGCTTCGACCGACATCATCGAAAACTACCCGGGCTACGAGGAAGGAATCAACGGCCCGGAGCTGTCGATGAAAATGCAGCAGCAGGCCGAGCGTTTCGGCGCCCGCTTCGAATTCGGTGAAGTGCACGGTCTGACGACCAACGGCGACAAAAAGATCCTCCAAACCGACCTGGGAGAAATCGAAGCCGACGTGGTCATCGGCGCCACCGGAACCGAACACCGCATGCTCGGCGTGCCGGGCGAACGCGAACTGTTCGGCAAAGGCGTTTCAATCTGCGGCACGTGCGACGGCCCGTTCTACAAGGGCAAGGAAGTCGCCGTCGTCGGCGGCGGAAACAGCGCCCTTCAGGAAGCCATGTTCATCGCGCGCTTTGCCGAGAAGGTGCACATCGTTCATCGTCGCGACGAACTGCGCGCCGATAAAATTTTGGCCGACCGCGCCATGAACACGCCGAACATTCGCCTCGTGTGGGACTCCATAGTGACCGAAGTCGTCGGCGAAAACGGCGTGGATGGCGTGCGCCTCAAGAACAAGAAAACCGGCGAAGAGTCACTGCTGGCGGTCGACGGATTCTTCATTTTCATCGGCTTGATTCCCAATAACGCATGGCTTGGCGGCGCCTTGCCGGTCGACGAACAGGGATTCATCGTCACCGATATTTACGGGCGCACCGACCTCCCGGGCGTGTTCATGGCCGGCGATCTGCGCAGCAAGGATATGCGGCAAATTGCCACCGCCGTCGGCGACGGCGCGATGGTTGCGCGGGTCGTGGAAGATTACTTGGACGAGTTAGCCGAAACGAAGCCGAGCGCCTAA
- a CDS encoding MFS transporter — translation MIRRFSLYGFLKNQQYFEPFLILYLRDLGLSFTMIGVLIGYREVLVNLFEVPSGVVADLWGRRRSMVTGWFSYIISFVLFALAPRGSVGLVVLFAAITFFAGGEAFRTGTHKAMIFTWLRLEGRTSERTKVYGLTRSWAKAGSALSVIIAGVLVFVTGGYRYIWWLCLAPYVANMFNLATYPKELDGEVADGGMSVKKLFVELWRSIRLILRHRPLRGLFAESLGFDGLFTTTKDYIQPIVRQAALTLPLFALLEGEQRVAVLVSAAYLLIYLIGFFAARNAHRIETWSGGDVQGARRVWLGNLVTFGALLVLLVFEQYVWAIVVYLVAHLLHNIWRPLMLSRYDEHTPSERQATVLSVDAQAKSAFAMVFAPIIGFSVDHFGLWPLGLIGVVVSMAGWLWSRRGGQGSALSGETA, via the coding sequence GTGATCCGACGTTTTTCGCTATACGGTTTTCTGAAAAATCAGCAATACTTCGAGCCCTTCCTCATTCTGTACCTGCGCGACTTGGGCCTGTCGTTTACGATGATCGGCGTGCTGATCGGCTATCGTGAAGTGCTGGTCAATTTATTCGAAGTGCCCAGCGGCGTCGTAGCCGATTTGTGGGGCCGGCGGCGCTCGATGGTAACCGGTTGGTTTTCGTACATCATCAGCTTCGTGCTCTTTGCGCTGGCCCCCCGCGGATCGGTTGGGTTGGTCGTGTTGTTCGCGGCCATCACCTTCTTTGCCGGCGGCGAAGCGTTTCGCACCGGTACCCACAAGGCGATGATCTTTACGTGGCTGCGCCTGGAGGGCCGCACCTCGGAACGCACGAAGGTATACGGCCTGACGCGCTCCTGGGCCAAAGCCGGATCGGCCCTTTCGGTGATCATCGCCGGCGTCCTCGTGTTCGTGACCGGCGGCTACCGATACATCTGGTGGCTTTGCCTTGCGCCGTACGTGGCGAACATGTTCAACCTAGCCACGTATCCGAAGGAGTTGGACGGCGAGGTCGCCGACGGCGGCATGTCGGTAAAGAAACTTTTCGTCGAGCTGTGGCGTTCGATTCGCTTGATTCTACGGCATCGTCCGTTGCGCGGTTTGTTCGCCGAGTCCCTTGGCTTCGACGGCTTGTTCACCACGACGAAGGATTACATTCAGCCGATCGTGCGGCAGGCGGCGCTGACGTTGCCCCTGTTCGCATTGCTGGAGGGCGAGCAACGCGTGGCGGTGTTGGTATCGGCGGCGTACTTGCTTATTTACTTGATCGGCTTTTTCGCGGCCCGGAACGCCCATCGCATCGAGACCTGGTCGGGCGGCGATGTCCAAGGGGCGCGACGCGTGTGGTTGGGCAATCTCGTCACCTTCGGCGCGTTGCTGGTCTTGCTTGTTTTCGAACAGTACGTATGGGCGATCGTTGTCTATCTGGTCGCACACCTGTTGCACAACATTTGGCGTCCGCTCATGTTATCGCGCTACGACGAGCACACACCCAGCGAACGGCAGGCGACGGTGCTTTCGGTGGATGCACAGGCGAAATCGGCGTTTGCGATGGTGTTTGCGCCGATCATCGGTTTCAGCGTCGACCATTTCGGCTTGTGGCCGTTGGGGTTAATCGGCGTGGTGGTCTCGATGGCCGGTTGGCTATGGAGCCGACGCGGCGGCCAAGGTTCGGCGCTATCGGGGGAAACAGCATAA
- a CDS encoding lipocalin family protein translates to MTPTAADPANKNIKTVLRWPVVGVALVVGLVGILALAGVLFRLATGVVPSAQDVDLPDPQNRLRLPQDFGDHPEFLIEWRRVAGWLRDEVGRKFAFVIDFYRNDMPPRASLFRRQLHKANNRYCAELLLIDAHAGHAQHVTKFGTLQSDKPDDRGVIAFRLDDWSMTVGGLQMELDAAGDGNLLKLGLRPEKKPVLRGTGGYHWRGEDGVPTYFLGYSRLSAEGNFVADGKGGTVRGSAFLEHEFTSYRAGRETSGFDRLTIVLDNFHEMTLIRVRRADGGTSPDSPLSLVLPDGDVRELTQDEYQLQEQGHWKSPDGKATYPIAWKLVIPQYQAELELAAPVAELEFVRRGGVERTWTGPLDVEGHWGDWRVRGEAMAELSGYAKPGIF, encoded by the coding sequence ATGACCCCGACGGCAGCCGATCCCGCGAATAAAAACATTAAAACCGTATTGCGGTGGCCGGTGGTCGGCGTGGCGCTTGTCGTCGGGCTGGTCGGCATCCTGGCTTTGGCCGGTGTTCTATTTCGTTTGGCCACCGGCGTCGTGCCTTCGGCTCAGGACGTGGACCTTCCCGACCCCCAAAACAGGCTTCGGTTGCCGCAAGATTTCGGCGACCATCCGGAATTCCTGATCGAATGGCGTCGCGTTGCCGGTTGGTTGCGGGATGAGGTCGGTCGCAAATTCGCTTTCGTTATCGATTTTTATCGCAACGATATGCCGCCGCGGGCGAGCCTGTTTCGCCGGCAGTTACATAAAGCAAATAACCGCTATTGCGCCGAACTGCTGCTCATCGACGCCCACGCCGGTCACGCGCAACACGTCACGAAATTCGGGACGCTACAAAGTGACAAACCCGACGACAGGGGCGTGATCGCGTTTCGCCTGGACGATTGGTCGATGACGGTCGGCGGTTTGCAAATGGAATTGGACGCGGCGGGCGACGGCAATTTGTTGAAACTCGGGCTGCGGCCGGAAAAGAAACCCGTTCTTCGCGGAACCGGCGGCTATCATTGGCGGGGCGAAGACGGCGTGCCGACCTATTTCCTCGGCTACTCCCGGCTGTCGGCCGAGGGCAATTTCGTCGCCGACGGCAAAGGAGGCACAGTCCGGGGCAGCGCGTTTTTGGAGCACGAGTTCACCAGCTACCGCGCGGGCCGGGAGACCTCCGGGTTCGACCGGTTGACGATCGTGCTGGACAATTTTCACGAAATGACCCTGATTCGCGTTCGCCGCGCCGACGGCGGCACGAGCCCGGATTCACCGCTGTCGCTTGTGTTGCCCGATGGGGATGTGCGGGAGTTGACGCAGGACGAATACCAACTCCAAGAACAAGGGCACTGGAAAAGTCCGGACGGCAAAGCCACGTACCCGATTGCCTGGAAGCTCGTCATACCGCAATATCAGGCGGAGTTGGAACTCGCGGCGCCGGTCGCGGAACTCGAATTCGTCCGGCGCGGCGGTGTGGAGCGCACGTGGACGGGCCCGCTGGATGTCGAAGGACATTGGGGCGACTGGCGCGTGCGCGGCGAGGCGATGGCAGAGTTGTCGGGCTACGCGAAGCCGGGCATCTTTTAA
- a CDS encoding 4Fe-4S binding protein yields MSTAATAGKASAKKKKKTPPRIEVKLDFCKGCGICVAFCPTQVLAMENGKVKVVEPDKCIGCLFCELRCPDFAIAVYPTEGS; encoded by the coding sequence ATGAGTACGGCCGCGACTGCCGGAAAAGCGTCTGCCAAAAAGAAGAAGAAAACGCCGCCGCGTATCGAGGTCAAACTCGATTTTTGCAAGGGATGCGGTATTTGCGTCGCGTTTTGTCCGACGCAAGTGTTGGCCATGGAAAACGGAAAAGTGAAGGTCGTCGAACCCGACAAGTGCATCGGGTGCTTGTTTTGCGAACTGCGTTGCCCGGATTTCGCAATCGCCGTCTACCCGACGGAAGGGAGTTGA
- a CDS encoding site-specific DNA-methyltransferase, producing MIPERNIRAPRQNQFKRFSKITESLPTPSYSTRYGKAYCGDSKDLILAIPSGSIDAIITSPPFALLRKKQYGNESAQDYIEWFLDFAKQFKRVLRPTGSLVIELGGSWQRGKPIRSLYQYELLLKLADIFCFAQDFYFYNTAKLPTPVEWVSVRRCRLKDAVTPVWWFSKKPNPKADNRRVLYPYGQHMQRLLENGYNDGPRPSEHVISKKWGTDNGGSISPNIIAAANTSSSDNYLRRCREFGFKPHPARFHPALPTFFTRLLTTPGNIVLDPFAGSNVTGRVAEDNNRFWISFESGVSYVKTSALRFFSNLEDLKNP from the coding sequence TTGATTCCGGAACGGAATATCCGCGCCCCGCGCCAAAACCAATTCAAGCGTTTCAGCAAGATTACGGAATCTCTCCCGACTCCCTCGTACTCCACGAGATATGGAAAAGCATATTGCGGCGACAGCAAGGATTTGATTTTAGCGATTCCAAGTGGCTCGATTGATGCGATTATTACCTCGCCCCCGTTCGCACTTCTGCGAAAGAAACAATATGGAAACGAATCCGCTCAAGATTACATCGAATGGTTCTTGGATTTCGCGAAGCAATTCAAGCGGGTTCTCCGACCAACTGGAAGCCTTGTAATTGAGCTTGGAGGATCTTGGCAACGAGGAAAACCGATTCGATCACTTTATCAATACGAACTCCTGTTGAAATTGGCAGACATTTTTTGTTTCGCGCAAGACTTCTATTTTTACAACACCGCTAAACTTCCAACTCCCGTTGAGTGGGTAAGTGTTCGTCGGTGTCGGTTAAAAGATGCTGTAACGCCTGTTTGGTGGTTTTCGAAAAAGCCGAACCCGAAAGCGGACAATAGACGCGTCTTGTACCCGTATGGACAACATATGCAAAGGCTCCTCGAAAACGGTTATAATGACGGGCCTCGGCCTTCCGAACACGTCATCTCAAAGAAATGGGGGACGGATAATGGCGGTTCGATTTCGCCAAATATTATCGCTGCGGCGAATACAAGTAGTAGCGATAATTATCTAAGACGATGCAGAGAGTTCGGCTTCAAACCGCACCCGGCCCGTTTTCATCCTGCTTTACCAACGTTCTTCACTCGTTTACTTACGACACCCGGAAACATCGTTCTCGACCCTTTCGCCGGTAGCAACGTTACAGGAAGGGTTGCTGAAGATAACAACCGTTTTTGGATTTCGTTCGAATCAGGTGTCTCTTATGTTAAGACCTCGGCCTTGCGCTTTTTCTCTAATTTGGAGGATCTCAAGAACCCGTAA
- a CDS encoding 2-oxoacid:ferredoxin oxidoreductase subunit beta, with product MAFDYEYYLRVDKLPHIWCPGCGHGIIFKAMLRAIHSLQIEKDDVMVVSGIGCASRLPGYADFNTLHTTHGRALPFATGIKVIKPHLNVIVTSGDGDAVAIGGNHFIHTCRRNIDMTLIIFNNSIYGMTGGQVSPTTPHAKFASTAPYGNLSHNFDFVKLAEGAGATFVARATTYHVKLLEKAIKLGIQHEGFSVIEVLEDCPTAYGRRNKMRGPVPMMRFWKENCYFIDAVDGLSLEDVKDKIPIGIFTDAQRHEFVEEMHKTAEMAMED from the coding sequence ATGGCTTTCGATTACGAATATTACCTGCGCGTCGACAAGCTGCCGCACATTTGGTGCCCCGGGTGCGGACACGGCATCATTTTCAAAGCCATGCTGCGGGCCATTCACTCCCTGCAAATCGAAAAAGACGACGTCATGGTCGTCTCCGGCATCGGCTGCGCCAGTCGGTTGCCGGGGTACGCCGATTTCAACACCTTGCACACGACCCACGGCCGCGCCCTGCCCTTCGCCACCGGCATCAAGGTGATCAAGCCGCACCTAAACGTCATCGTCACATCGGGCGACGGCGACGCGGTGGCCATCGGCGGCAACCATTTCATTCACACCTGTCGCCGCAACATCGATATGACACTCATCATTTTCAACAATTCGATTTACGGCATGACCGGCGGGCAAGTCAGCCCGACGACGCCGCACGCCAAATTCGCGTCCACCGCCCCCTACGGCAACTTGTCGCACAACTTCGACTTCGTGAAACTCGCCGAAGGCGCCGGCGCGACCTTCGTGGCCCGCGCCACGACCTATCACGTGAAGTTGTTGGAAAAGGCGATCAAGCTGGGGATCCAACACGAAGGCTTTTCGGTGATCGAAGTGCTCGAAGATTGCCCCACGGCGTACGGCCGCCGCAACAAAATGCGCGGCCCGGTGCCGATGATGAGGTTCTGGAAAGAGAACTGCTACTTTATCGACGCGGTCGACGGGCTCAGCCTCGAGGACGTCAAGGACAAGATCCCGATCGGCATCTTTACCGACGCGCAACGTCACGAATTCGTCGAGGAAATGCATAAGACCGCCGAGATGGCGATGGAGGATTGA
- a CDS encoding SRPBCC family protein → MHEPIMLMLVLFLVCGFAAAAGAQDAQARTALNVEDINKATLAKLLKEGQLLKVKEDAGGRLELITGGILIDRPVEEVFRVVTDFPRFPEYMPSVEDCKVLSTEGDIKDVAFKVKFKFVISFNVEYVLRNRLNPPHEMTWNLVSSKGNKIKRSYGSWKLIALDGGKRTAAFYTVFSDFSDIIWGLERMLKKDPSMEVAINTSTVILVLKAVKKRSENPSWIQK, encoded by the coding sequence ATGCACGAACCGATCATGTTGATGTTGGTTTTGTTCTTGGTGTGCGGATTTGCCGCCGCGGCCGGCGCGCAGGATGCCCAGGCGCGCACGGCGCTTAACGTGGAGGACATCAACAAGGCAACGCTCGCCAAGCTTTTGAAAGAGGGGCAGCTACTCAAGGTTAAGGAAGATGCGGGTGGTCGCCTGGAATTGATCACCGGCGGGATTCTCATCGATCGGCCGGTGGAAGAAGTGTTTCGGGTCGTGACGGATTTCCCTCGTTTTCCCGAGTACATGCCCAGTGTTGAGGATTGTAAGGTTTTATCCACCGAGGGCGACATCAAGGACGTTGCGTTCAAAGTAAAGTTCAAATTCGTGATTAGCTTCAACGTCGAGTACGTGTTGCGGAATCGCCTGAACCCGCCGCACGAAATGACGTGGAATTTGGTCAGCTCCAAAGGCAACAAAATAAAACGGAGCTATGGATCGTGGAAATTGATCGCCCTGGACGGGGGCAAACGTACGGCCGCTTTTTATACCGTCTTCTCCGACTTCTCCGACATCATCTGGGGGCTGGAGCGGATGTTGAAAAAAGACCCCAGCATGGAAGTGGCGATCAATACGAGCACGGTCATCCTCGTGCTCAAGGCCGTGAAAAAACGCAGTGAAAACCCATCCTGGATTCAGAAATAA
- a CDS encoding sulfite exporter TauE/SafE family protein — MRLLRPCFALFGLLAVLFVTLSSARPAEAHWKHGPERHEVRLTVAGDRLVIDYTIKALDENAPPYSHDPGMALQQRAGQLIALQRVKFDGELVPLGLRDLAVQRDHVMYQLDTGAGSLSAGRHELVFTALSANTAAEFELTWQAATEARFIGEARRKGAASWSATVAVGGSAAGAAPGSATKIAGVWTRLTEALRSGGGAKFWALIVGIAFFLGMIHAVTPGHGKSLAAAYLMDRRGGVGDAAVFAGSVTLTHTILVFLLALIAYVAGEFVDRARLAPYLQVFGGSVMVLIGVWLLWIRIRGDDGHHHDHDHDHDHPRRAEGPWGGALLGMAAGAAPCPEALALLFVAIGAGRPGAALVMLVSFSLALATVLFLIGLAVINAGPLLARLFKRDPARVARVLSIVSAVLIVGIGILFVAAAVTSL; from the coding sequence ATGCGTTTACTCCGCCCGTGTTTTGCGCTGTTCGGTTTGCTGGCCGTCCTGTTCGTGACGTTGTCGTCGGCTCGTCCGGCCGAGGCTCACTGGAAGCATGGACCCGAACGACACGAGGTTCGCTTGACCGTCGCCGGCGACCGTCTGGTGATCGATTACACGATAAAGGCTCTGGACGAAAACGCGCCGCCGTACAGCCACGATCCGGGCATGGCGCTCCAGCAGCGCGCCGGACAATTAATCGCCCTGCAACGAGTCAAATTCGACGGCGAACTCGTCCCCTTGGGTCTGCGCGATTTGGCGGTCCAGCGAGACCACGTCATGTACCAACTCGACACCGGGGCGGGCAGTTTGTCCGCGGGACGACACGAGTTGGTCTTCACGGCGCTCTCGGCAAACACCGCGGCGGAATTCGAATTGACCTGGCAAGCCGCCACGGAAGCCCGCTTCATCGGCGAAGCGCGCCGCAAGGGCGCAGCGAGTTGGTCGGCGACGGTGGCAGTCGGCGGATCGGCAGCGGGCGCTGCACCGGGAAGCGCCACGAAAATCGCCGGCGTGTGGACGCGCCTGACCGAGGCGTTGCGCAGCGGCGGCGGGGCCAAATTCTGGGCCCTCATCGTCGGCATCGCGTTTTTTCTCGGTATGATTCACGCCGTGACGCCCGGCCACGGCAAAAGCCTCGCCGCCGCTTATTTGATGGACCGCCGCGGCGGCGTGGGCGACGCGGCGGTGTTTGCCGGTTCGGTGACGCTCACCCATACGATCCTGGTTTTTCTCTTGGCGCTGATCGCTTATGTGGCGGGCGAATTCGTCGACCGAGCGCGATTGGCTCCATACCTGCAGGTGTTTGGCGGAAGCGTGATGGTCCTGATCGGCGTGTGGCTACTGTGGATTCGCATTCGCGGCGATGACGGCCATCACCACGATCACGATCATGATCACGATCATCCCCGTCGTGCAGAAGGGCCGTGGGGCGGGGCGTTGTTGGGCATGGCGGCGGGCGCCGCGCCTTGTCCCGAAGCGTTGGCGTTGTTATTTGTGGCGATCGGCGCCGGTCGACCGGGAGCGGCGCTGGTAATGCTCGTGTCGTTTTCGCTGGCCTTGGCGACGGTGCTTTTTCTGATCGGTTTGGCCGTAATCAACGCCGGGCCGCTGCTGGCGCGGCTTTTCAAGCGCGATCCGGCCCGCGTCGCCCGCGTGTTGTCGATCGTCTCGGCCGTGTTGATCGTCGGCATTGGCATTTTGTTTGTCGCTGCGGCCGTCACGTCGCTGTAA
- a CDS encoding 2-oxoacid:acceptor oxidoreductase family protein — MANGKQLEIRLAGSGGQGLILAGIIMAEAAILYDAKNAVQTQSYGPEARGGASKSEVIISEDAIDYPKCEQVDILLSLNQKSLDKYLGDLKKNGVLIVDKDMCEVPTKGEYILFRIPFAVLAQEEIGKSFVANIIALGAIAGLTDCVTRAAIERAVMGRVPPGTEEINRKALAVGFREAAVCRVDTPIDTFEIA; from the coding sequence ATGGCCAACGGCAAGCAATTGGAAATTCGCCTAGCCGGCAGCGGCGGCCAAGGCCTGATACTCGCGGGCATCATCATGGCCGAAGCGGCGATTTTATACGACGCCAAGAACGCCGTGCAGACCCAAAGCTACGGTCCCGAAGCACGCGGCGGCGCGTCGAAAAGCGAAGTGATCATCAGCGAAGATGCGATCGACTACCCGAAGTGCGAGCAGGTGGATATCCTGTTGAGCCTCAACCAAAAAAGCCTCGATAAATATCTTGGCGACCTGAAGAAAAACGGCGTGCTGATTGTCGACAAAGACATGTGCGAAGTTCCGACCAAGGGCGAATACATACTGTTCCGGATTCCTTTCGCGGTCTTAGCCCAGGAAGAAATCGGCAAATCATTCGTCGCGAACATCATCGCGCTGGGAGCCATCGCCGGGTTAACCGACTGCGTGACGCGCGCCGCCATCGAACGCGCCGTGATGGGACGCGTGCCGCCCGGCACGGAGGAAATCAACCGCAAGGCGTTGGCCGTCGGCTTCCGTGAAGCGGCCGTATGTCGCGTTGATACGCCCATCGACACTTTCGAAATCGCGTAG
- a CDS encoding 2-oxoacid:acceptor oxidoreductase subunit alpha produces the protein MAGPKFKTGLRLMSGNEAIAEAALYAGCRMFAGYPITPSTEIAEILSCRLPQVGGFFLQMEDEIAAMAAILGGSLAGAKTMTATSGPGFSLKQENIGYGCLAEIPCVVVNVQRGGPSTGVPTGPSQGDLMQARWGTHGDHPIIALYPNGVEDLFWETIRAFNLAERYRTPVLLMSDEVIGHMRERMFLPSPGTVSVYNRRKPRRMPDRYFAYQSGATDVPTMAPFGEGYRFHVTGLFHDRSGFPTNDPAVIETETRRLLRKIHRAYNDIVKWEEVFLDDAEEVIVCFGCVSRSALAAAKRLRKRDHKVGLFRIKTLWPFPTRALAKIAQRKHVKKMLVPEMNAGQIVAEVERAAGQRCEVLGLQRLDTQIITPRQIMRALRES, from the coding sequence ATGGCTGGACCCAAATTCAAAACCGGTCTGCGCCTTATGAGCGGCAACGAAGCCATCGCCGAAGCAGCGTTGTATGCCGGCTGCCGCATGTTTGCCGGCTACCCCATTACGCCGTCCACCGAAATCGCCGAGATACTCTCCTGCCGCTTGCCGCAGGTCGGCGGCTTCTTCCTGCAAATGGAAGACGAAATCGCCGCCATGGCCGCCATTTTGGGCGGCAGCCTGGCCGGCGCCAAAACGATGACCGCAACCTCCGGCCCCGGCTTCTCTCTCAAGCAGGAAAACATCGGCTACGGATGCCTGGCGGAAATCCCCTGCGTGGTCGTCAACGTGCAGCGCGGCGGCCCCAGTACCGGCGTACCCACCGGGCCTTCGCAGGGTGATCTCATGCAGGCGCGCTGGGGAACTCACGGCGACCACCCCATCATCGCCCTGTACCCCAACGGTGTGGAAGACCTGTTTTGGGAGACGATTCGCGCCTTCAACCTCGCCGAGCGTTATCGCACGCCCGTCTTGCTGATGTCCGACGAAGTGATCGGTCATATGCGCGAGCGGATGTTCCTGCCCAGCCCGGGCACGGTCAGCGTCTACAATCGCCGCAAGCCGCGGCGTATGCCCGATCGCTACTTTGCGTATCAGTCCGGCGCCACCGACGTGCCGACCATGGCGCCTTTTGGCGAAGGCTATCGCTTCCACGTCACCGGCCTGTTCCACGATCGCAGCGGCTTTCCCACTAACGACCCCGCGGTGATCGAAACGGAAACCAGGCGCCTGTTGCGCAAAATTCACCGCGCGTACAACGACATCGTCAAATGGGAAGAAGTTTTCTTGGACGACGCCGAAGAAGTGATCGTCTGTTTCGGATGCGTATCACGCAGCGCCTTGGCGGCTGCTAAACGGCTGCGCAAGCGCGATCATAAGGTTGGATTGTTTCGTATCAAGACCTTGTGGCCGTTCCCGACCCGCGCACTGGCGAAAATCGCGCAGCGCAAGCACGTGAAGAAGATGCTCGTTCCGGAGATGAACGCCGGGCAAATCGTCGCCGAAGTCGAGCGCGCGGCGGGCCAGCGTTGCGAAGTACTGGGCCTGCAACGGCTCGACACCCAAATTATTACGCCGCGCCAGATCATGCGGGCGTTGCGGGAGAGTTGA